In Georgenia soli, a genomic segment contains:
- the purU gene encoding formyltetrahydrofolate deformylase, translating to MATTDLAPAAPPAAGTGTAPAAAPEIPVPPVNHQYVLTLDCPERPGLVHAVTGFLLEHHGDILELKQFDDFRGGRFFLRVHFAVPEGRDPGLAALREAFEPLVREHQLRFELREAGARRRVLVMVSRFAHCLNDLLSRTRVGDVPAEIVAVVSNHPDHRALVEWHGIPFFHVPVTKETKPEAERRLLELVDRFEVELVVLARYMQILSDDLAGQLRGRAINIHHSFLPSFKGARPYHQAYERGVKTVGATAHYVSSDLDEGPIIAQQVQEVDHAYGPEDLVAAGRDTECKALSNAVRWHCEGRVVLHGNRTVVLR from the coding sequence ATGGCTACCACCGACCTCGCGCCGGCCGCCCCTCCCGCAGCCGGCACCGGCACAGCCCCCGCGGCGGCGCCGGAGATCCCGGTCCCGCCCGTGAACCACCAGTACGTCCTGACCCTGGACTGCCCGGAACGGCCGGGCCTGGTGCACGCCGTCACCGGTTTCCTGCTCGAGCACCACGGCGACATCCTCGAGCTCAAGCAGTTCGACGACTTCCGGGGCGGGCGGTTCTTCCTCCGGGTGCACTTCGCGGTCCCCGAGGGTCGCGACCCGGGCCTCGCAGCGCTGCGTGAGGCTTTCGAGCCCCTGGTGCGTGAGCACCAGCTCCGGTTCGAGCTGCGCGAGGCGGGAGCCCGCCGTCGGGTCCTCGTCATGGTGTCCAGGTTCGCGCACTGCCTGAACGACCTCCTCTCCCGGACCCGGGTCGGGGACGTCCCCGCGGAGATCGTGGCCGTCGTCTCCAACCACCCGGACCACCGGGCCCTGGTCGAGTGGCACGGCATCCCGTTCTTCCACGTCCCGGTCACGAAGGAGACGAAGCCCGAGGCGGAGCGGCGGCTGCTCGAGCTCGTCGACCGGTTCGAGGTCGAGCTGGTGGTGCTGGCGCGCTACATGCAGATCCTCAGCGACGACCTCGCCGGGCAGCTGCGCGGACGCGCCATCAACATCCACCACTCGTTCCTGCCGAGCTTCAAGGGGGCACGGCCGTACCACCAGGCCTACGAGCGCGGCGTGAAGACGGTCGGGGCCACGGCCCACTACGTCAGCAGCGACCTGGACGAGGGGCCGATCATCGCCCAGCAGGTCCAGGAGGTCGACCACGCCTACGGGCCGGAGGACCTGGTCGCCGCCGGGCGCGACACGGAGTGCAAGGCGCTGTCGAACGCGGTCCGGTGGCACTGCGAGGGCCGGGTCGTCCTCCATGGCAACCGGACCGTCGTCCTGCGCTGA
- a CDS encoding YkvI family membrane protein, whose product MRQGRQAVSWTRVITFGGAIIAFLIGSGFATGQEIMQYFTSYGYWGVFGTGLAVLALMTYVCVEFLYVGQTKQFARPSMIYQYYCGKYLGTFFDYFSIVFIFMSFMVMVSGMGALFEQHYSLPGYVGGAGLAVVAAMTVFFGLGRLVDVIGKVGPVIVAIAIGLGLWAVVRNPGGIAEGNAVLPDLAVTQASSNWFLAALSYVGFCMLWLAAFLTAMGRTARSRKEAVLGGAVGSVAFSAACIVVGLGLLANVAQVHGAEIPMLHLAANVSPLLADGFSLIIVAGIYTTAVPLLWTVASRVFADRSPRFKGLSVGLAALGCVLGLMVPFSTMINVVYVINGYVGVLLLALMLVRTTTRILRRGSAPAPAAPPGPAAPTEATAAVTA is encoded by the coding sequence ATGCGTCAAGGAAGACAAGCTGTTAGCTGGACCAGGGTCATCACGTTCGGCGGTGCGATCATCGCCTTCCTGATCGGGTCGGGCTTCGCCACCGGCCAGGAGATCATGCAGTACTTCACCTCGTACGGGTACTGGGGCGTCTTCGGCACCGGTCTCGCGGTGCTGGCGCTCATGACGTACGTGTGCGTCGAGTTCCTGTACGTGGGGCAGACCAAGCAGTTCGCCAGGCCGAGCATGATCTACCAGTACTACTGCGGGAAGTACCTGGGGACGTTCTTCGACTACTTCTCGATCGTCTTCATCTTCATGAGCTTCATGGTGATGGTGAGCGGCATGGGCGCCCTGTTCGAGCAGCACTACAGCTTGCCCGGCTACGTGGGCGGCGCCGGCCTCGCGGTCGTCGCCGCCATGACGGTCTTCTTCGGGCTCGGCCGCCTGGTCGACGTCATCGGCAAGGTCGGTCCCGTCATCGTGGCCATCGCCATCGGGCTCGGCCTGTGGGCGGTGGTGCGCAACCCGGGCGGGATCGCCGAGGGCAACGCGGTGCTGCCCGACCTGGCGGTCACCCAGGCATCCAGCAACTGGTTCCTGGCCGCCCTCTCGTACGTCGGGTTCTGCATGCTGTGGCTCGCGGCCTTCCTCACCGCGATGGGGCGGACCGCCCGCAGCCGGAAGGAGGCCGTCCTGGGCGGCGCCGTCGGCAGCGTGGCGTTCTCGGCGGCGTGCATCGTCGTCGGGCTGGGCCTGCTGGCGAACGTCGCGCAGGTCCACGGCGCGGAGATCCCGATGCTGCACCTGGCGGCGAACGTCAGCCCGCTGCTCGCCGACGGCTTCTCCCTGATCATCGTCGCCGGGATCTACACGACGGCGGTGCCGCTCCTGTGGACCGTGGCGTCGCGGGTGTTCGCCGACAGGAGCCCGCGTTTCAAGGGGCTCTCGGTGGGGCTGGCGGCCCTGGGCTGCGTGCTCGGGCTCATGGTGCCGTTCTCGACGATGATCAACGTCGTCTACGTCATCAACGGCTACGTGGGCGTGCTGCTCCTGGCGCTGATGCTCGTCCGGACGACCACGCGGATCCTGCGGCGGGGGAGTGCGCCGGCGCCGGCCGCGCCGCCGGGGCCGGCTGCGCCGACGGAGGCGACCGCGGCCGTCACGGCCTGA
- a CDS encoding type 1 glutamine amidotransferase domain-containing protein produces the protein MAELTGKRIAFLATNGYEDSELTSPWEAVTSEGAEAVLVSPESGTITGKKGHEAKVDLSVGEADAQDFDGLVLPGGVANGDKLRMDEKAVALTRAFFDQHKPVGVICHGGWILTDADVLRGRTVTSYPSLKTDLRNAGATWVDEEVVVDNGLVSSRTPDDLPAFNDKLVEELAEGEHERQSA, from the coding sequence ATGGCGGAACTGACCGGCAAGCGGATCGCGTTCCTGGCGACGAACGGCTACGAGGACTCCGAGCTCACCTCTCCGTGGGAGGCGGTGACGTCCGAGGGGGCCGAGGCCGTTCTGGTCTCGCCCGAGTCGGGCACGATCACCGGCAAGAAGGGGCACGAGGCCAAGGTCGACCTGTCGGTCGGCGAGGCCGACGCGCAGGACTTCGACGGTCTCGTGCTGCCCGGCGGCGTCGCCAACGGCGACAAGCTGCGGATGGACGAGAAGGCGGTCGCGCTGACCCGGGCCTTCTTCGACCAGCACAAGCCTGTCGGCGTGATCTGCCACGGCGGCTGGATCCTCACGGACGCCGACGTGCTGCGCGGCCGCACCGTCACCTCCTACCCGAGCCTCAAGACGGACCTGCGCAACGCGGGGGCCACCTGGGTGGACGAGGAGGTCGTCGTCGACAACGGGCTCGTCTCGAGCCGCACGCCCGACGACCTGCCGGCGTTCAACGACAAGCTCGTCGAGGAGCTCGCGGAGGGCGAGCACGAGAGGCAGTCGGCATGA
- the pip gene encoding prolyl aminopeptidase, whose product MFPRSAAYRSGLLELDDGQSVFWEETGNPDGLPALYLHGGPGGGLGRRGYVRSFDPDRFRVVGLDQRGCGRSAPLADDPRHDLDANTTPRLVADLEALREHLGIEAWVVDGVSWGSTLAQAYAQAHPDRVLGMVLMAVTTTSRAEVDWITEHVGAIYPEGWDRLASHAEGAGVGYRRGERRVVEAYARLLRDPSSAVRAAAARAWTEWEDTHVAVGAGGFRRDPRWDDGAYAEVFATLVTHYWAHDGFLDPPLLARTGTIAHIPAILLHGRLDVSGPLVTAWQLHRAWPASELVVVEGEGHGGRSMAEQWAAANSRMADTVSAARRATRPAPHRPTSGPAAGPA is encoded by the coding sequence ATGTTCCCTCGTTCGGCGGCGTACCGGTCCGGGCTCCTCGAGCTCGACGACGGCCAGTCGGTCTTCTGGGAGGAGACGGGCAACCCGGACGGGCTTCCCGCCCTCTACCTGCACGGCGGGCCCGGGGGCGGGCTCGGGCGTCGCGGGTACGTCAGGAGCTTCGACCCCGACCGGTTCAGGGTGGTCGGGCTCGACCAGCGCGGGTGCGGACGGTCGGCACCGCTGGCGGACGACCCGCGCCACGACCTCGACGCCAACACCACCCCCCGGCTCGTCGCGGACCTCGAGGCGCTGCGGGAGCACCTCGGCATCGAGGCATGGGTGGTCGACGGCGTCTCCTGGGGCTCGACCCTGGCCCAGGCCTACGCGCAGGCGCACCCGGACCGCGTCCTCGGCATGGTCCTCATGGCCGTCACGACGACGAGCCGGGCCGAGGTCGACTGGATCACCGAGCACGTGGGCGCCATCTACCCCGAGGGCTGGGACCGGCTCGCGTCCCACGCGGAGGGAGCCGGTGTCGGCTACCGCCGCGGCGAGCGGCGGGTCGTCGAGGCCTACGCGCGGCTGCTGCGGGACCCGTCGTCAGCCGTGCGTGCCGCGGCGGCGCGGGCGTGGACGGAGTGGGAGGACACCCACGTCGCCGTCGGGGCGGGCGGGTTCCGGCGCGACCCGCGCTGGGACGACGGCGCGTACGCCGAGGTGTTCGCGACGCTCGTCACGCACTACTGGGCGCACGACGGCTTCCTCGACCCGCCGCTCCTGGCGCGCACGGGGACGATCGCCCACATCCCGGCGATCCTGCTCCACGGCCGGCTCGACGTCAGCGGACCGCTCGTCACCGCCTGGCAGCTGCACCGGGCGTGGCCGGCGAGCGAGCTGGTCGTCGTGGAGGGAGAGGGCCACGGGGGCAGGTCGATGGCCGAGCAGTGGGCCGCGGCGAACAGCCGCATGGCCGACACCGTCAGCGCAGCTCGTCGAGCGACGCGACCCGCACCACACCGTCCAACCTCCGGGCCAGCTGCCGGGCCGGCGTGA
- a CDS encoding DUF981 domain-containing protein, whose protein sequence is MIVYNELIAITAGAGLLGFAKFLAHLIRKERIDSEGWAGFFGVTGLLLFLLGLHTTVTWPYGGDGFEYANIAFGQPAAGFGALLLMASVYLWRNRAVYEGDVEAATARTILALRPAGIFVGVLGLGMAVLAVSFVRYQLGAAPPEEPITGRFGHLPLLEALFLGGLWGVVALGALLFAIALWTDRPQLLRWAMWAWVIGGVAFALFGAMNFYTHIGMYYNIAHGTMIKW, encoded by the coding sequence GTGATCGTCTACAACGAGCTCATCGCCATCACGGCGGGAGCCGGACTGCTGGGCTTCGCGAAGTTCCTCGCGCACCTCATCCGCAAGGAGCGGATCGACAGCGAGGGGTGGGCGGGGTTCTTCGGAGTCACCGGGTTGCTGCTGTTTCTCCTCGGTCTCCACACGACGGTGACCTGGCCCTACGGCGGGGACGGCTTCGAGTACGCCAACATCGCGTTCGGGCAGCCGGCGGCCGGCTTCGGTGCGCTGCTGCTGATGGCCTCGGTCTACCTGTGGCGCAACCGCGCGGTCTACGAGGGTGATGTCGAGGCGGCGACGGCGAGGACCATCCTCGCGCTGCGGCCGGCCGGCATCTTCGTCGGTGTGCTGGGCCTCGGGATGGCCGTGCTCGCCGTGTCGTTCGTGCGGTACCAGCTCGGTGCGGCCCCGCCGGAGGAGCCCATCACGGGCCGCTTCGGTCACCTGCCGCTCCTCGAGGCGCTCTTCCTCGGAGGACTCTGGGGCGTCGTCGCCCTCGGTGCCCTGCTCTTCGCGATCGCGCTGTGGACGGACCGCCCCCAGCTGCTGCGCTGGGCCATGTGGGCCTGGGTGATCGGTGGTGTCGCGTTCGCCCTCTTCGGCGCGATGAACTTCTACACGCACATCGGCATGTACTACAACATCGCCCACGGCACGATGATCAAGTGGTAG
- a CDS encoding CarD family transcriptional regulator, translated as MNYFPGQVLVHPHHGPATVSKIATRKVGKSQKRYLKLDVHDAELSVGVPIEQAEEMGVRPLLDADGLREVFDVLLAPTGEKEKVWSRRVKRSADQLRSGDIRIIAGLIRDLTRWNEEKRLSFGESKTLRDALTPFVAEVALVLAVDEDEAAAVVEAAVLNGTRPTIPQGRLAAAS; from the coding sequence TTGAACTACTTCCCCGGTCAGGTTCTCGTCCACCCCCACCACGGCCCGGCGACCGTCTCGAAGATCGCCACCCGAAAGGTCGGCAAGAGCCAGAAGCGCTATCTCAAGCTCGACGTGCACGACGCCGAGCTCTCGGTCGGGGTCCCGATCGAGCAGGCCGAGGAGATGGGTGTCCGGCCCCTGCTCGACGCCGACGGCCTCCGGGAGGTCTTCGACGTGCTCCTGGCGCCGACCGGGGAGAAGGAGAAGGTGTGGTCCCGGCGGGTCAAGCGGAGCGCGGACCAGCTGCGCTCCGGCGACATCAGGATCATCGCCGGCCTCATCCGTGACCTGACCCGGTGGAACGAGGAGAAGCGACTCTCGTTCGGGGAGTCCAAGACGCTGCGGGACGCGCTCACCCCGTTCGTCGCCGAGGTCGCCCTCGTGCTCGCCGTCGACGAGGACGAGGCGGCCGCCGTCGTCGAGGCCGCAGTTCTGAACGGCACCCGGCCCACCATCCCGCAGGGCAGGCTCGCCGCAGCCAGCTGA
- a CDS encoding YciI family protein, which yields MQFLFSVIHDSAGLATPEEMAAIDAFNLRLQQEGRWVFAGGLGAPGSATVVDNRGDKALVTDGPFLESKEHLAGFWIIEAEDHDVAVRLATEGSKACNRKIEVRPFL from the coding sequence ATGCAGTTCCTGTTCTCCGTCATCCACGACTCGGCCGGCCTGGCCACGCCGGAGGAGATGGCCGCCATCGACGCGTTCAACCTCCGGCTCCAGCAGGAGGGTCGCTGGGTCTTCGCCGGCGGTCTCGGAGCGCCTGGCTCGGCCACCGTCGTCGACAACCGCGGCGACAAGGCCCTGGTCACCGACGGACCGTTCCTGGAGTCGAAGGAGCACCTTGCCGGGTTCTGGATCATCGAGGCCGAGGACCACGACGTCGCGGTCCGGCTCGCCACCGAGGGGTCGAAGGCCTGCAACCGGAAGATCGAGGTCCGGCCGTTCCTCTGA